Proteins encoded in a region of the Suricata suricatta isolate VVHF042 chromosome 10, meerkat_22Aug2017_6uvM2_HiC, whole genome shotgun sequence genome:
- the RERGL gene encoding ras-related and estrogen-regulated growth inhibitor-like protein isoform X1 — protein MNDVKLAVLGGEGTGKSALTVRFLTKRFIGEYASNFESIYSKHLYLEGKQLNLEIYDPCSQPQKAKFSLTSELHWADGFVIVYDISDRSSFALAKALVYRIREPQTSHCKRAVESAVLLVGNKQDLCHVREVGWEEGQTLALDNRCQFCELSAAEQCLEVEMMFIRIIKDILTNFKLKEKRRPSGSKSMAKLINNVFGKRRKSV, from the exons CCCTTACAGTAAGGTTTCTTACCAAGAGATTCATTGGAGAATATGCTTCTAATTTTG AATCTATCTATAGTAAGCATTTGTATTTGGAAGGGAAGCAACTGAACCTGGAAATATATGACCCTTGTTCTCaa CCACAGAAAGCAAAATTTTCCCTCACAAGTGAACTGCATTGGGCAGATGGGTTTGTTATTGTGTATGACATCAGTGACAGGTCCTCATTCGCTCTTGCTAAAGCACTGGTCTACAGAATTCGGGAGCCACAAACTAGTCATTGTAAAAG AGCTGTGGAATCAGCGGTGCTCTTGGTTGGGAACAAGCAAGACCTCTGTCACGTGCGAGAGGTTggctgggaagaagggcagaCGCTGGCGTTGGACAACCGCTGCCAGTTCTGTGAATTGTCTGCGGCAGAGCAGTGCCTGGAGGTGGAAATGATGTTTATCAGAATCATCAAGGACATCCTGACAAACTTCAAACTCAAAGAAAAGAGGAGGCCCAGTGGATCTAAATCCATGGCTAAACTGATCAATAATGTATTTGGAAAGAGACGGAAATCTGTTTAG
- the RERGL gene encoding ras-related and estrogen-regulated growth inhibitor-like protein isoform X2 — MNDVKLAVLGGEGTGKSESIYSKHLYLEGKQLNLEIYDPCSQPQKAKFSLTSELHWADGFVIVYDISDRSSFALAKALVYRIREPQTSHCKRAVESAVLLVGNKQDLCHVREVGWEEGQTLALDNRCQFCELSAAEQCLEVEMMFIRIIKDILTNFKLKEKRRPSGSKSMAKLINNVFGKRRKSV; from the exons AATCTATCTATAGTAAGCATTTGTATTTGGAAGGGAAGCAACTGAACCTGGAAATATATGACCCTTGTTCTCaa CCACAGAAAGCAAAATTTTCCCTCACAAGTGAACTGCATTGGGCAGATGGGTTTGTTATTGTGTATGACATCAGTGACAGGTCCTCATTCGCTCTTGCTAAAGCACTGGTCTACAGAATTCGGGAGCCACAAACTAGTCATTGTAAAAG AGCTGTGGAATCAGCGGTGCTCTTGGTTGGGAACAAGCAAGACCTCTGTCACGTGCGAGAGGTTggctgggaagaagggcagaCGCTGGCGTTGGACAACCGCTGCCAGTTCTGTGAATTGTCTGCGGCAGAGCAGTGCCTGGAGGTGGAAATGATGTTTATCAGAATCATCAAGGACATCCTGACAAACTTCAAACTCAAAGAAAAGAGGAGGCCCAGTGGATCTAAATCCATGGCTAAACTGATCAATAATGTATTTGGAAAGAGACGGAAATCTGTTTAG